The following are encoded together in the Bacillus sp. V2I10 genome:
- a CDS encoding PH domain-containing protein produces the protein MMSEPKRLHPASAILTFFKQLKDGIFPVIVLFFVNDYKIYFFIGLAVILIALIIYSIISWMKYTYRIEENELRIEFGIFVKKKRYIPIERIQSINESAGIIQQLFGLVKLQLETAGGGIEAEAVLTAVAKEEARRINTALAERKKEMVDQDEAAMTLKEEKTYSTYKIGVKELLVAASTSSGIGVVLSAAFAFFSQFDELIPFDDIIDRFSFLSNASITVYAILVFLAFFIAWILSIIGVCLKFANFTVIKKEQDLVISRGIFEKHQLTIPLERIQAMKISENLIRQPFGYATVHIVSAGGSAKDQNVSAILFPLIKKTTIQQMLTEFTPDFSLADQLNPLPKKAKRGYVLVYTIPFLVISCILSCFFQPWGYLALLTVPAGLLIGLASFKDAGWAIHDEQLTLSSRNLVKSTFAVKRKRIQVIEARQSFFQRRIDLASIQSSTTSGMGGTHFIVKGVDIEDAGEVFEWFSYENHAKKDAIL, from the coding sequence ATGATGTCTGAACCTAAAAGACTGCATCCTGCCTCTGCTATATTAACCTTTTTCAAGCAATTGAAAGACGGGATATTTCCTGTCATCGTACTTTTCTTCGTCAATGACTATAAGATCTATTTCTTTATCGGTCTTGCCGTGATTCTGATCGCTTTGATCATCTACAGTATCATCAGCTGGATGAAATATACATATCGCATTGAAGAAAATGAACTGCGGATTGAATTCGGCATATTTGTGAAAAAGAAAAGATATATTCCGATTGAAAGAATACAATCCATCAACGAAAGTGCAGGCATCATTCAGCAGCTATTCGGACTTGTGAAGCTGCAGCTTGAAACAGCGGGAGGCGGTATAGAGGCCGAAGCCGTTCTTACAGCTGTTGCAAAAGAAGAAGCCCGCAGGATAAATACAGCTTTAGCGGAAAGAAAAAAAGAAATGGTGGATCAGGATGAAGCCGCCATGACATTAAAAGAGGAAAAAACATATTCAACATATAAAATTGGAGTAAAAGAACTGCTGGTTGCTGCGTCAACATCAAGCGGAATCGGAGTGGTTCTGTCTGCGGCTTTTGCTTTTTTCTCACAGTTCGACGAGCTGATTCCGTTTGATGACATCATCGATCGTTTTTCCTTTCTTTCAAATGCAAGCATCACTGTTTATGCCATTCTTGTATTCCTTGCATTTTTCATCGCATGGATCCTGAGTATAATCGGAGTTTGTCTGAAGTTTGCCAACTTTACAGTGATAAAGAAAGAACAGGATCTAGTCATTTCGCGCGGAATATTTGAGAAACACCAGCTGACGATTCCGCTTGAGAGAATCCAGGCTATGAAGATCAGCGAAAATCTAATTCGCCAGCCGTTCGGCTATGCAACTGTGCACATTGTCAGTGCAGGGGGAAGCGCCAAAGATCAGAATGTTTCTGCCATCCTTTTTCCGCTGATTAAAAAAACAACAATCCAGCAGATGCTAACCGAGTTTACACCTGACTTTTCTTTAGCTGATCAATTAAACCCGCTGCCAAAGAAAGCGAAAAGAGGATATGTTCTCGTTTATACAATTCCTTTCTTGGTGATTTCATGCATTTTGAGCTGCTTTTTTCAGCCGTGGGGTTACCTTGCGCTGCTGACTGTTCCGGCAGGACTTCTTATCGGTCTTGCATCATTTAAGGATGCAGGATGGGCCATACATGACGAACAATTAACGCTTTCATCAAGAAATCTGGTCAAATCCACATTCGCTGTAAAGAGAAAAAGAATTCAGGTCATTGAAGCAAGGCAATCCTTTTTTCAGCGCCGAATAGACCTCGCGTCTATTCAATCTTCAACAACGTCAGGAATGGGAGGAACACATTTCATAGTAAAAGGCGTCGATATTGAGGATGCCGGAGAAGTGTTTGAGTGGTTTTCTTATGAAAATCATGCAAAAAAAGACGCGATCCTTTGA
- the murF gene encoding UDP-N-acetylmuramoyl-tripeptide--D-alanyl-D-alanine ligase yields MIRRSLLDIQTMAGGSGLSAEKENEFIHGITTDSRKIEARTLFIPIVGENFDGHEFAGKALEEGAAATLWDRNKPNPPSGAVILVDDTLKALQQLASSYLEQLQLKVIGVTGSNGKTTTKDMVASLLSTTYRVHKTKGNFNNHIGLPLTILSMNEDTEVAVLEMGMSSRGEIELLSNLAKPDAAIITNIGESHLMNLGSREGIAEAKLEIVSGLKPDGVLIYDGEEPLLTERVQAYSFKTISFGGSERNAYSPSEIQQTENGTFFKISGREEKLFLPVLGKHNVNNALAAIAAAEFLGVPQEKISEGLKAIQMTGMRLELTKTKENLAVINDAYNASPTSMKAAIRLACDMQGYNQKILVLGDILELGEEMQVKFHQEVGESIDSKEIHHLFTFGKLGAEIAAGARKKMDPALIHVYQDKQELVNQLKQTAKSGDLVLVKASRGMKLEEVVNALL; encoded by the coding sequence ATGATACGACGTTCGTTATTGGACATTCAAACGATGGCAGGGGGATCAGGGTTATCTGCTGAAAAAGAAAATGAGTTCATTCATGGAATTACAACGGATTCGAGGAAGATTGAAGCCCGAACCCTGTTCATCCCGATTGTCGGCGAAAATTTTGACGGGCACGAGTTTGCCGGAAAAGCGCTCGAAGAAGGTGCTGCTGCAACTTTATGGGACCGCAATAAACCGAATCCTCCGTCAGGTGCCGTTATATTAGTTGATGATACGTTAAAGGCATTACAGCAATTAGCGAGCAGCTATTTAGAGCAGCTTCAGCTTAAGGTAATCGGCGTAACAGGAAGCAATGGGAAAACTACCACAAAAGACATGGTGGCTTCGCTGCTGTCCACAACATACCGTGTGCATAAAACCAAAGGGAATTTTAACAATCATATCGGATTGCCGCTTACGATCCTCAGCATGAACGAGGATACAGAAGTAGCTGTACTCGAAATGGGCATGAGCAGCAGGGGCGAAATCGAACTCCTTTCAAATCTTGCAAAGCCTGATGCTGCGATCATAACGAATATCGGCGAATCCCATTTAATGAATCTGGGATCAAGGGAAGGCATAGCAGAAGCAAAGCTTGAAATTGTCAGCGGGCTAAAGCCTGATGGCGTGCTTATTTATGACGGCGAGGAACCTTTGCTTACAGAACGGGTTCAAGCTTATTCGTTTAAAACGATTTCTTTTGGCGGGTCTGAGCGAAATGCTTATTCTCCTTCTGAGATTCAGCAAACAGAAAACGGCACATTCTTTAAAATCAGCGGGCGGGAAGAGAAGTTATTTTTACCTGTACTCGGAAAACATAATGTTAACAATGCGCTTGCAGCTATCGCTGCAGCAGAATTCTTAGGTGTGCCGCAAGAGAAAATCAGTGAAGGATTAAAAGCAATCCAAATGACGGGCATGCGTCTCGAATTAACAAAAACAAAAGAGAATCTTGCGGTTATTAACGATGCATATAATGCAAGCCCGACTTCAATGAAGGCAGCCATCAGGCTTGCGTGTGACATGCAGGGTTACAATCAGAAAATTCTTGTGCTGGGAGACATTCTTGAGCTTGGCGAAGAGATGCAGGTGAAGTTTCATCAAGAGGTAGGAGAATCGATCGATTCAAAAGAGATTCATCATCTCTTCACGTTCGGGAAACTCGGTGCGGAAATAGCTGCAGGTGCACGTAAAAAAATGGATCCGGCCCTAATTCATGTCTATCAAGATAAACAAGAGCTTGTTAATCAATTAAAACAGACGGCAAAATCCGGGGATCTCGTATTAGTAAAAGCTTCACGCGGCATGAAGCTTGAAGAAGTCGTTAATGCGCTTCTTTAA
- a CDS encoding PH domain-containing protein — translation MRDAPKYQISQKALKVWKLSALIQSLIFLAVSGGIAFAVYYFEWPIWIAIAVLGTWVIFSIIFIFITPKIQHRTWRYEVHENEIDIQSGLFVVKRVLVPMVRVQHVNTKQGPLLRKNDLATVTIHTAATIHEIPALDVVEADQLRDFISRLARVTEDDV, via the coding sequence ATGAGAGATGCACCTAAGTATCAAATCAGTCAAAAAGCACTAAAGGTATGGAAGCTGTCGGCACTTATCCAATCATTAATTTTTTTGGCTGTATCAGGAGGAATTGCGTTTGCTGTATATTACTTTGAGTGGCCGATATGGATTGCCATTGCCGTTTTGGGAACATGGGTGATCTTTTCAATTATTTTTATCTTTATTACTCCGAAAATACAGCACCGTACGTGGCGGTATGAGGTACACGAAAATGAAATTGATATTCAGTCGGGCTTATTTGTGGTGAAACGGGTGCTCGTTCCAATGGTGAGAGTGCAGCATGTCAACACAAAGCAGGGGCCGCTGCTCAGGAAAAATGATCTTGCAACTGTAACGATTCATACAGCAGCAACCATTCATGAGATTCCTGCGCTCGATGTGGTCGAAGCTGATCAGCTGCGTGACTTTATATCAAGACTTGCGAGGGTGACAGAAGATGATGTCTGA
- a CDS encoding D-alanine--D-alanine ligase: MKIKVGLLYGGKSAEHQVSLQTALAVIKALDTNKFDIHPIYISDKGEWIRGAKLQEPAANVAALQFKEGGTAVSPVALNQDLFPSKTDNEHEQIDVVFPLLHGPNGEDGTVQGMLELLNIPYVGNGVLASAAGMDKVIMKNLFAQAGLEQAKYVSFIKNDWKKSPEKAYETVEQELGYPCFVKPANLGSSVGISKCKDRESLVKAFDEAFNYDRKIIIEEGIIGREIEIGVIGNDEPSCSAVGEVAPKKEFYDYNSKYVDGDTDMMIPAQVTEEEYALIKDLAIKSFKAIDGSGLVRADFFLTEDGRALINEVNTMPGFTPYSMFPLLWKHAGVEYPELIEKLVELALERHEGKQQIKHTF; this comes from the coding sequence ATGAAAATTAAAGTCGGATTATTATACGGCGGCAAGTCAGCAGAGCATCAGGTTTCATTGCAGACCGCACTTGCTGTAATAAAAGCTTTAGATACAAACAAATTTGATATACATCCAATCTACATTTCAGATAAAGGTGAATGGATCCGCGGTGCAAAATTACAGGAGCCTGCTGCAAACGTTGCTGCTCTTCAGTTTAAAGAAGGCGGCACAGCTGTATCGCCGGTTGCTTTGAATCAGGATCTCTTTCCTTCAAAGACGGACAATGAGCATGAGCAAATCGATGTAGTGTTCCCGCTTCTGCATGGACCAAACGGTGAAGACGGAACGGTTCAGGGAATGCTTGAATTGCTGAATATTCCTTATGTAGGGAATGGCGTTCTTGCTTCTGCAGCCGGCATGGATAAAGTGATCATGAAAAACCTGTTTGCACAGGCCGGACTCGAGCAGGCTAAATACGTTTCATTCATTAAAAACGACTGGAAGAAATCTCCGGAGAAAGCTTACGAGACAGTTGAGCAGGAGCTAGGCTACCCATGCTTTGTGAAACCAGCAAATCTTGGATCAAGTGTCGGCATCAGCAAATGCAAAGACCGGGAATCACTTGTAAAAGCTTTTGATGAGGCATTCAATTATGACCGCAAGATTATTATTGAAGAAGGCATTATCGGACGTGAAATCGAAATTGGCGTCATTGGAAACGATGAACCAAGCTGTTCTGCAGTTGGAGAAGTAGCACCTAAAAAAGAATTTTATGACTACAATTCGAAATACGTTGATGGCGATACAGATATGATGATTCCGGCACAAGTAACGGAAGAAGAATATGCTCTGATCAAAGATTTAGCCATTAAATCATTTAAGGCCATTGACGGATCAGGCCTTGTACGTGCAGATTTCTTTTTAACAGAAGACGGAAGAGCCTTGATCAATGAAGTGAACACGATGCCTGGGTTTACTCCATACAGCATGTTCCCGCTGCTTTGGAAGCATGCAGGTGTTGAGTACCCTGAGCTTATCGAGAAATTAGTTGAGCTTGCGCTTGAGCGCCACGAAGGAAAACAGCAAATTAAACATACGTTTTAA
- a CDS encoding thioredoxin family protein has protein sequence MKQITSKEQFQELITQDQEVLIKFFADWCPDCTRMNMFIDEIIEAYSKYDWYEINKDEFPELAETNQVMGIPSILIFKNGEKLGHLHSANAKSPEQVTEFLQEKLG, from the coding sequence ATGAAGCAAATTACATCCAAAGAACAGTTTCAAGAGTTAATTACACAAGATCAAGAGGTGCTAATCAAATTTTTCGCAGACTGGTGCCCTGACTGTACTAGAATGAATATGTTTATTGATGAAATCATTGAGGCTTATTCTAAATATGATTGGTACGAAATCAATAAGGACGAGTTCCCTGAACTTGCAGAAACTAATCAGGTAATGGGCATCCCAAGCATTCTGATCTTCAAAAACGGAGAAAAACTCGGGCATCTTCACAGCGCTAATGCAAAATCACCGGAGCAAGTAACTGAATTCCTGCAAGAAAAGCTCGGCTGA
- a CDS encoding carboxylesterase yields MKGCLCIHGFTGTPYEVEPLVRHLKEETDWVLKVPTLPGHGETPGLKGIQFSEWIAHAENELRDLLEECTEVYIIGFSMGGLIAAYLASRYRVDKLVLLSAAAYYLNPRQMLIDVKELFADAIRGNAANNELFIRYRKKILETPIAATLEFRKLVRYIRPILDKITIPVLIVQGECDGIVPVKSAKYIYERITSEQKELCFLPCSKHLICHGEDFPMLVEVIESFLMTQNKVSAK; encoded by the coding sequence ATGAAAGGATGCCTATGTATTCATGGATTTACCGGTACCCCGTATGAAGTGGAACCTCTTGTCCGCCATCTGAAGGAAGAGACAGACTGGGTGCTGAAAGTGCCTACTCTGCCGGGCCACGGGGAGACCCCAGGTCTGAAGGGGATACAGTTCAGCGAATGGATTGCCCATGCTGAAAATGAATTAAGAGATCTGTTAGAAGAATGCACAGAAGTCTATATCATCGGTTTTTCAATGGGCGGATTAATTGCCGCGTATCTGGCTTCGAGGTACCGGGTAGATAAACTTGTCCTGCTTAGTGCAGCTGCATATTACCTTAATCCCCGGCAGATGCTTATTGATGTAAAAGAACTCTTTGCAGATGCCATTAGAGGAAATGCGGCAAACAATGAACTTTTTATAAGATACCGAAAAAAAATCCTTGAAACACCTATTGCAGCTACGCTTGAATTCAGGAAACTGGTCAGGTATATCCGACCAATATTGGATAAAATAACTATACCTGTTTTGATTGTCCAAGGAGAGTGTGACGGAATTGTGCCTGTGAAAAGCGCAAAATATATCTATGAAAGAATCACTTCAGAGCAGAAGGAGCTTTGTTTTCTGCCCTGTTCAAAACATCTCATTTGTCATGGGGAGGATTTCCCAATGCTTGTTGAAGTTATAGAATCCTTTCTGATGACACAAAATAAAGTGAGCGCAAAATGA
- a CDS encoding LLM class flavin-dependent oxidoreductase, with the protein MKYGFWLPIFGGWLRNVENENMPPTYAYAQEVIQKAEKWGYDTTLIAELYLNDIKGPEHDSLEAWTTAAALAAVTDKIEIMTAVRPGFHNPAVTAKMAANIDHISNGRFTLNVVSAWWEEEARQYGGIFTEHDARYDRTEEFIQVLKGLWEKETFTYQGNFYQFSHTHLHPKPVQKPNPILYAGGESPRGKETIARHCDAYVMHGGTVDEISCKIDEMKRLRATAEGTPFQSFGMAAYIVCRDTDAEVQEELARITDIKESSAYAGYKDFTTKSQLEQKLELYDYSVSNRGLRPNLIGTPEQIADKIIQYEDAGLDLLLLQFSPQLEEMERFSTEVMPLVEEKRKAKPESTYSS; encoded by the coding sequence ATGAAATATGGATTTTGGCTGCCGATCTTCGGCGGATGGCTCCGGAATGTGGAAAATGAGAATATGCCCCCGACCTATGCTTATGCACAAGAGGTCATTCAGAAGGCGGAAAAATGGGGTTATGATACAACCTTGATTGCCGAGCTTTACTTAAATGATATTAAAGGACCTGAGCATGATTCCCTCGAAGCATGGACCACAGCTGCCGCACTTGCAGCCGTGACAGACAAGATTGAAATCATGACCGCAGTAAGACCCGGTTTTCATAATCCCGCGGTCACAGCAAAAATGGCAGCCAACATCGATCACATCAGCAATGGCAGATTCACCTTAAACGTCGTATCAGCCTGGTGGGAAGAAGAAGCGCGGCAATATGGCGGAATTTTTACTGAGCATGATGCAAGATATGACCGGACCGAGGAATTCATCCAAGTATTAAAAGGGCTGTGGGAAAAAGAAACCTTCACCTATCAAGGTAATTTCTATCAGTTCAGCCATACACATCTCCATCCAAAGCCTGTGCAAAAGCCGAATCCGATTCTTTATGCAGGCGGCGAAAGCCCACGCGGAAAAGAAACCATTGCCAGACATTGTGATGCCTATGTTATGCACGGCGGAACGGTTGATGAAATCAGTTGCAAGATTGATGAGATGAAGAGGTTAAGAGCAACTGCTGAAGGCACACCGTTTCAATCCTTTGGAATGGCTGCTTACATTGTGTGCAGAGATACGGACGCTGAGGTTCAGGAGGAGCTAGCAAGAATCACGGATATTAAGGAATCTTCAGCTTATGCGGGATATAAAGATTTCACAACAAAATCCCAGCTTGAACAAAAGCTCGAGCTTTATGATTACTCTGTTTCAAATCGCGGATTGCGGCCGAATCTAATCGGAACGCCTGAGCAGATTGCAGATAAGATTATTCAGTATGAAGATGCCGGACTCGACTTGCTTCTGCTGCAATTCTCTCCGCAGCTAGAGGAAATGGAACGATTCTCAACGGAAGTCATGCCGCTTGTGGAAGAAAAAAGAAAAGCGAAACCAGAAAGCACATACTCTTCATGA
- a CDS encoding DEAD/DEAH box helicase: MTNTFQELGISPLLMEAINKMGFEEATPIQAQTIPLGLQNKDVIGQAQTGTGKTAAFGIPLIEKIDVKQDKIQGIIIAPTRELAIQVSEELYKIGSAKRVRVLPIYGGQDINRQIRSLKKFPHIIVGTPGRLIDHINRKTLKLSDVQTVVMDEADEMLNMGFIEDIENILSNVPSEHQTLLFSATMPDPIRRIAEKFMTNPELVKVKAKEMTVSNIQQFFIEVQEKKKFDVLTRLLDIQSPELAIVFGRTKRRVDELSEALMLRGYAAEGIHGDLTQAKRMSALRKFKEGAIEVLVATDVAARGLDISGVTHVYNFDVPQDPESYVHRIGRTGRAGKTGAAMTFVTPREQDMLKIIERTTKRKMDRMKAPTLDEALEGQQSVSIEKIRQTITDENLSFYKRTAEALLEEFDQVSVLAAAIKLMTKEPNQTPVNLTDEAPMYAKRGGKRTSSSSSNRNRRDGQRPHSKNNKRSYGQQGGKPNSSNKRRYSNSSSSN, translated from the coding sequence TTGACAAATACGTTTCAAGAACTAGGTATCAGCCCATTATTAATGGAAGCTATTAATAAAATGGGGTTTGAAGAAGCTACACCTATCCAAGCACAAACCATTCCACTGGGGCTTCAAAATAAAGATGTGATCGGCCAAGCACAAACTGGAACTGGTAAAACAGCTGCATTCGGTATTCCGCTTATTGAAAAAATCGATGTTAAACAAGATAAGATCCAAGGGATCATCATTGCACCGACTCGCGAACTTGCGATTCAAGTATCTGAAGAGCTTTACAAAATCGGATCTGCTAAACGCGTTCGCGTTCTTCCGATTTATGGCGGACAGGATATTAACCGTCAAATTCGCTCATTGAAGAAGTTTCCTCACATTATCGTTGGTACTCCTGGCCGTCTAATTGACCATATCAACCGTAAAACATTGAAATTATCTGATGTTCAAACAGTTGTAATGGATGAAGCAGATGAAATGCTGAACATGGGCTTCATTGAAGACATTGAAAACATTCTTTCAAATGTTCCTTCAGAGCACCAAACATTGCTGTTCTCGGCTACAATGCCTGATCCGATCAGACGCATTGCTGAGAAATTCATGACAAACCCTGAGCTTGTTAAAGTAAAAGCGAAGGAAATGACTGTTTCAAACATTCAGCAGTTCTTCATTGAAGTACAAGAAAAGAAGAAGTTTGATGTATTAACACGTCTTCTTGACATTCAATCACCTGAGCTTGCTATCGTTTTCGGACGCACAAAGCGCAGAGTTGATGAGCTTTCTGAAGCATTAATGCTTAGAGGATATGCAGCTGAGGGAATTCATGGCGACTTAACTCAAGCTAAACGTATGTCTGCTCTTCGCAAGTTTAAAGAAGGCGCAATCGAAGTGCTTGTTGCTACAGACGTTGCTGCACGCGGACTGGACATTTCTGGTGTAACTCATGTTTACAACTTTGATGTTCCTCAAGACCCTGAAAGCTACGTTCACCGTATCGGGCGTACAGGCCGTGCAGGCAAAACAGGTGCTGCGATGACATTCGTAACACCAAGAGAACAAGATATGCTTAAAATCATTGAGCGTACAACTAAGCGCAAAATGGACCGCATGAAAGCACCGACTCTTGATGAGGCGCTTGAAGGTCAGCAATCTGTTTCAATCGAAAAAATCCGTCAGACAATCACTGATGAGAACTTGTCATTCTACAAGCGCACTGCTGAAGCATTGCTTGAAGAATTCGATCAAGTATCAGTACTTGCTGCTGCAATCAAATTAATGACTAAAGAACCGAACCAAACTCCGGTTAACTTAACGGATGAGGCTCCAATGTATGCGAAAAGAGGCGGAAAACGTACTTCTTCTTCTTCAAGTAACCGCAACAGAAGAGACGGCCAGCGCCCGCATTCTAAGAACAACAAACGTTCTTACGGACAACAAGGCGGCAAGCCTAACAGCAGCAACAAAAGACGTTACTCAAACTCATCTTCATCTAACTAA